One window of the Methanocaldococcus vulcanius M7 genome contains the following:
- a CDS encoding metallophosphoesterase, with protein sequence MKIVGITDLHGRFPPIINEFKEFADVLIVSGDITHFGKGIDVIEKLAEISDYIDVLCVPGNCDTDEVIDELNNYHLNIDGKVKKIENINFVGIGGSNKTPFNTPNEYSEEEIYNKIKNLIEGLSNIFLISHAPPYGTMADIVNIRENIHVGSKAIRDIIEKFNEKIKFCACGHIHESRCIDKIKNTIIVNPSPKSYFIYNTKKNFVVLEDFSGL encoded by the coding sequence ATGAAGATTGTGGGAATAACCGACTTGCATGGAAGATTTCCTCCAATAATAAATGAATTTAAAGAATTTGCAGATGTTTTAATAGTTAGTGGGGATATAACCCACTTTGGGAAAGGTATTGACGTTATTGAAAAATTGGCAGAGATTTCGGATTATATTGACGTTCTCTGTGTCCCGGGAAATTGCGATACTGATGAAGTTATAGATGAGTTGAATAATTATCATTTAAACATTGACGGAAAAGTAAAAAAAATTGAAAATATAAATTTTGTTGGGATAGGAGGAAGTAATAAGACCCCATTCAACACGCCAAACGAATATTCCGAAGAAGAGATCTACAATAAGATTAAAAATTTAATAGAAGGGCTGAGCAATATCTTCTTAATATCTCACGCTCCACCTTATGGGACTATGGCCGATATTGTCAATATAAGAGAAAATATCCATGTGGGAAGTAAAGCAATAAGGGACATAATCGAAAAATTTAATGAGAAAATTAAGTTCTGTGCTTGTGGTCATATCCATGAGAGTAGGTGCATTGATAAAATAAAAAATACCATTATAGTTAATCCGTCCCCAAAAAGTTATTTTATTTATAATACCAAAAAGAACTTTGTGGTTTTAGAGGATTTTTCAGGTTTATAA
- a CDS encoding metal-dependent hydrolase has product MITWYGHACFKVDNVLIDPFIPNPLCNLPYDEVMDGVDVIAITHGHADHLGNAEELSKTYGVPVVANHEISVYLSDRGVEAEGMNIGGTIKINGAKLTMVKAEHSSDISPTISGGVASGFIINDRVYHAGDTGLFGDMELIGEIYAPQVALLPIGGRYTMGIDEALVAIELIYPEIVIPMHYNTFPLIEVDVMEFVKKAEALGVEVVVPNIGEPLDL; this is encoded by the coding sequence ATGATAACCTGGTATGGACATGCATGCTTTAAAGTAGATAACGTATTAATAGACCCTTTCATTCCAAATCCCTTATGTAATTTGCCTTACGATGAGGTTATGGATGGGGTTGATGTCATAGCAATAACCCATGGACATGCTGATCATCTTGGAAATGCCGAAGAGCTTTCTAAAACTTACGGAGTTCCTGTTGTAGCAAATCATGAAATATCTGTTTATCTATCTGATAGAGGAGTTGAAGCAGAGGGAATGAACATTGGAGGGACTATAAAAATAAATGGGGCTAAATTAACAATGGTCAAAGCAGAGCACTCTTCGGATATATCTCCGACAATAAGTGGAGGAGTAGCTTCAGGGTTTATTATAAATGATAGGGTTTACCATGCTGGAGATACTGGCTTATTTGGAGATATGGAGTTAATTGGGGAGATCTATGCTCCTCAAGTGGCTCTACTTCCTATTGGTGGAAGGTATACAATGGGAATAGACGAGGCATTAGTTGCTATTGAACTGATCTATCCTGAGATTGTTATTCCTATGCACTACAACACCTTCCCGCTTATTGAGGTTGATGTAATGGAGTTCGTAAAAAAGGCAGAGGCCCTTGGAGTTGAGGTAGTAGTTCCTAATATCGGGGAACCGCTGGATTTATAA
- a CDS encoding AMP phosphorylase yields the protein MLFLKVRVLDIDLENLVLINFEDLKNSQYFPQDRVVVEFKGKEVIGILHSSTTLINRGEIGLPKKIVSELGVKEGDVVTIKHAEKPRSLPYIRKKMDGNKLKKEEIFEIIDEMVEGKLTNIEISAFVTSLYINGMDMDEIEAMTIRMAETGKMVNWEGHIFDVHSIGGVPGNKYALLVVPIVASTGLKIPKTSSRAITSAAGTADVVEVLTRVDLTIEEIKKVVKETNGCMVWGGALDLAPADDITINVERPLGIDPEPLLLSSVMAKKLAMGVNKLLIDIPTGYGAKVKTVKEASSLARKFIELSDRLRILTECAITYGGQPIGRAIGPALEAREALVALEDYKQAPTSLIEKSLSLAGILLEMGGVAPFGEGKDLAEEILASGKAHDKFMEIIVAQGGKEVSSDDIELGKYSADIHSPIDGYVTKISNAGITKLAKEAGAPNDKKAGIYLNVKVGNKVEKGDVLYTIYSDSEERLKSAVKLARIVYPIKVEGMLLQRISRF from the coding sequence ATGCTATTTCTAAAAGTTAGAGTATTAGACATTGATTTAGAAAACCTGGTTTTAATAAATTTCGAAGACCTAAAAAACTCGCAATACTTTCCTCAAGATAGAGTTGTAGTGGAGTTTAAAGGAAAAGAGGTTATAGGGATTTTACATTCTTCAACAACGTTAATAAACAGAGGAGAAATTGGCTTACCTAAAAAGATTGTCTCTGAACTTGGAGTAAAAGAAGGGGATGTAGTTACGATAAAACATGCGGAAAAACCAAGGTCTCTTCCTTATATAAGAAAAAAGATGGATGGTAATAAATTAAAAAAAGAAGAGATTTTTGAAATTATAGATGAAATGGTAGAGGGTAAGTTAACAAATATAGAAATATCTGCTTTTGTAACGTCTTTATACATTAACGGAATGGACATGGATGAAATCGAAGCAATGACAATAAGAATGGCTGAGACAGGAAAAATGGTTAATTGGGAGGGACATATCTTTGATGTGCATTCCATTGGAGGTGTTCCAGGTAATAAATATGCTCTGCTGGTAGTGCCAATAGTTGCATCTACTGGACTAAAAATTCCAAAAACATCTTCAAGAGCAATAACATCAGCGGCAGGAACGGCAGATGTTGTTGAGGTTTTAACAAGAGTGGATCTAACGATTGAAGAAATAAAAAAAGTAGTTAAAGAGACAAACGGTTGTATGGTATGGGGAGGGGCTCTGGATTTAGCTCCTGCGGATGATATTACAATAAACGTTGAGAGACCTCTTGGAATAGATCCTGAACCTCTTCTTCTGTCAAGTGTAATGGCAAAAAAATTGGCAATGGGTGTTAACAAGTTGTTAATAGATATTCCCACAGGTTATGGAGCAAAGGTTAAGACAGTAAAAGAGGCGTCAAGTTTAGCAAGAAAGTTTATAGAGTTGAGTGATAGATTAAGAATACTTACCGAATGTGCAATAACTTACGGTGGACAGCCGATTGGAAGAGCAATAGGTCCTGCATTAGAAGCGAGAGAAGCACTTGTGGCATTAGAGGATTATAAACAAGCCCCAACAAGTTTGATTGAAAAATCTTTATCCTTGGCAGGAATTTTATTAGAAATGGGTGGAGTCGCACCGTTTGGAGAGGGTAAAGATCTTGCGGAGGAAATTTTAGCGAGTGGAAAAGCCCATGATAAATTTATGGAGATTATAGTAGCCCAGGGAGGAAAAGAAGTTAGTTCGGATGATATTGAATTGGGAAAATACTCTGCTGACATTCACTCTCCAATAGATGGATATGTTACAAAGATCTCAAATGCTGGGATAACAAAACTTGCAAAAGAAGCGGGAGCTCCAAATGATAAAAAAGCAGGCATCTATCTAAACGTAAAAGTTGGGAATAAGGTAGAAAAAGGGGATGTTCTTTATACAATATACTCTGATTCAGAAGAAAGATTAAAATCAGCTGTTAAATTAGCGAGGATAGTGTATCCTATAAAAGTTGAGGGAATGTTGCTTCAACGAATCTCGCGATTTTAA